One genomic segment of Virgibacillus doumboii includes these proteins:
- a CDS encoding ABC-three component system protein, with protein sequence MTGSKNTTKGDYSPVYNNDGNVYNQNVIHKRSDVINPYNLKKVIDFLELELEDDSEPNQGVEDDGLKRINIVAKNTINNLEEKGCNDYNKVIIESSIFFKAIKDILADPRNKKLKKSYNNIKKTINRKIPEIKREKEFFSEVINDIIDRFLNSNDIEVLENEEMVTVVIHFMYYICHIGENGDDIAETG encoded by the coding sequence GGAAGTAAAAATACTACAAAAGGTGATTATAGCCCAGTTTATAACAATGATGGCAATGTATATAACCAAAACGTTATACATAAGAGAAGTGACGTTATTAATCCATATAACCTAAAAAAGGTAATAGACTTTTTGGAGTTAGAGCTTGAAGATGACTCGGAGCCTAATCAAGGTGTTGAAGACGATGGATTAAAGAGGATAAACATTGTAGCGAAAAATACCATTAATAATTTAGAAGAAAAAGGCTGTAATGACTACAACAAAGTCATAATTGAAAGCAGTATTTTTTTTAAGGCTATTAAGGATATATTGGCTGACCCTCGTAATAAAAAGTTAAAGAAATCATACAATAATATTAAGAAGACCATCAATAGAAAAATACCTGAAATAAAAAGAGAAAAGGAATTTTTTAGCGAAGTAATAAATGATATTATTGATAGATTTTTAAACTCTAATGATATAGAGGTCTTAGAGAATGAGGAAATGGTGACTGTGGTAATACATTTTATGTATTACATATGTCACATTGGAGAAAACGGTGATGACATTGCTGAGACCGGATAA